CTTCCCTCTGAATGGATGTGGGGCTAAGTATGGGCAGTCCGTCTCAATAAGTAGACGATTACTAGGTACCATTTTAGCGACTTCCTTTGGCATTTTAGCATTTTTGAACGTTACAGGACCACCTAAGGAAATATGAAGTCCTAGTTCAAGAAACTTCTCTGCCATCTCAGGACTTCCACTATAGCAGTGCATAATCCCACTAATAGGACCATTTTCTTCAAACTCTTCTTTTAATAGATCATAAGTATCCTTCATAGCATCTCGTGTATGTATAATAATAGGCTTTTTATACTCTCTAGAATACCTTAATTGTCGTTTAAACACCTCTGCCTGTACATCTTTCGTATCCTTCTGCCAGTAGTAATCTAGTCCACATTCTCCTACTGCTACAGTTTTATCTTGTTTCAATAGTTGTTCAACTAACTT
Above is a window of Haloplasma contractile SSD-17B DNA encoding:
- a CDS encoding TatD family hydrolase, which translates into the protein MYFDTHTHLNADQFTEIREDIIQESLNEKVTKMVVVGFDEKTNKLANQIVQDYDFLYASAGIHPVDAHEATEDDFKLVEQLLKQDKTVAVGECGLDYYWQKDTKDVQAEVFKRQLRYSREYKKPIIIHTRDAMKDTYDLLKEEFEENGPISGIMHCYSGSPEMAEKFLELGLHISLGGPVTFKNAKMPKEVAKMVPSNRLLIETDCPYLAPHPFRGKLNKPSLVPLVAKEIARLRDTDAYEVAKCTYTNAMTLFNIED